One window from the genome of Aerosakkonema funiforme FACHB-1375 encodes:
- a CDS encoding aldehyde dehydrogenase, with translation MKAQVEVKFSQLVQQQRQFFSTGNTKDISFRIAQLQLLKQAILENKQAIANAVKADLKKPDFEIYLTELYVVKEIDYTIKHIKSWAKAKKVATPLEQFPSSAIIYPEPLGVVLIISPWNYPFNLMILPLIGAIAAGNCAILKPSEISLHTSKVLADIFQKNFDPAYIALVEGGVETSQQLLKEKFDRIFFTGGTNVGKIVMEAAAKHLTPVTLELGGKSPCIVDADTQIEIAARRIAWGKFINAGQTCIAPDYLLVNHNIKKDLLDAIKKCIQEFYGDDPAKSPDYTRIINKKHFSRLAAFLKDGEIIVGGETDAENNYIAPTVIDNVSLDAPIMQEEIFGPILPVITYNDLTEAISIVNDRPKPLALYFFSKNKDRQERILRETSSGGVCINDTIMHIGIPELPFGGVGDSGIGAYHGKTSFDTFSHQKSVLKNSFLVDMKLRYAPYQGKLNLLKRILGLK, from the coding sequence ATGAAAGCTCAAGTAGAAGTAAAATTTAGCCAACTTGTGCAACAACAGCGTCAGTTTTTCAGCACTGGCAACACAAAAGATATCTCCTTTCGCATCGCACAACTTCAGCTTTTAAAGCAAGCAATCTTAGAGAACAAACAAGCTATTGCAAATGCTGTTAAAGCCGACTTAAAGAAACCGGATTTTGAAATCTATCTGACAGAATTATACGTTGTAAAAGAAATTGATTATACCATCAAACACATAAAATCATGGGCTAAAGCTAAGAAAGTAGCAACGCCATTGGAGCAATTTCCATCTTCAGCAATTATATATCCAGAGCCTTTAGGCGTAGTGCTGATAATCAGCCCTTGGAATTATCCATTTAATCTGATGATTTTACCTTTAATAGGTGCGATCGCAGCTGGCAACTGTGCCATCTTAAAACCTTCAGAAATTTCTTTGCATACCTCTAAAGTTCTGGCGGATATATTCCAAAAAAACTTCGACCCCGCCTATATAGCCCTTGTAGAAGGAGGGGTAGAAACTAGCCAACAGCTATTAAAAGAGAAATTTGATCGTATCTTTTTTACTGGCGGCACAAATGTTGGCAAAATAGTTATGGAAGCAGCAGCCAAACATTTGACGCCAGTTACTCTAGAACTCGGCGGCAAAAGTCCGTGTATAGTTGATGCCGATACCCAAATCGAGATCGCCGCCAGAAGGATAGCTTGGGGTAAGTTTATCAATGCCGGACAAACTTGCATTGCACCCGATTATCTATTAGTCAATCACAATATCAAAAAAGATTTGTTAGATGCAATCAAAAAGTGCATTCAAGAATTTTATGGCGACGATCCAGCCAAAAGCCCCGACTATACCAGAATCATCAATAAAAAACACTTTTCCAGACTGGCAGCTTTCTTGAAAGACGGCGAAATTATTGTTGGGGGGGAAACGGATGCAGAAAACAATTATATAGCTCCAACAGTAATAGACAATGTATCGCTGGATGCACCGATCATGCAAGAGGAAATTTTTGGCCCGATTCTGCCAGTTATAACATACAACGATCTAACAGAAGCGATTTCTATAGTTAACGATCGACCAAAACCTCTAGCCCTTTACTTCTTTTCTAAAAACAAAGATCGTCAAGAGCGCATTTTGCGCGAAACTTCATCCGGCGGCGTCTGCATTAACGACACTATCATGCACATTGGCATACCGGAACTACCCTTTGGCGGTGTGGGCGACAGCGGTATAGGAGCTTATCACGGCAAAACCAGTTTTGATACTTTCTCCCATCAAAAAAGTGTATTGAAAAATTCTTTTTTGGTAGATATGAAATTGCGCTACGCTCCCTATCAGGGTAAATTAAATCTGTTGAAGCGAATCCTCGGTCTTAAGTAG
- a CDS encoding sulfite oxidase-like oxidoreductase: protein MLGKFFKKPGPEMSDRIPPGQYETKGFPVLTYGNTPDIKIENWQFRVWGLAKPAALTFSDFMAMPQNNFTADFHCVTRWSKLDVQWTGVKVLDFMKYIEVDPNAAHIMEHCYGGYTTNISMEDFLREENFFAHTLFGEPLPPDHGGPLRLVVPHLYAWKSAKWLNGLEFLDSEELGFWERNGYHRRGEPWAEERYSGSFNF from the coding sequence ATGTTAGGAAAATTTTTCAAAAAGCCAGGGCCAGAAATGAGCGATCGCATTCCTCCCGGTCAATACGAAACCAAGGGTTTCCCGGTGTTGACCTACGGCAATACACCTGACATCAAGATCGAAAACTGGCAATTTCGAGTCTGGGGTTTGGCAAAACCAGCCGCCTTGACTTTCTCAGATTTCATGGCTATGCCCCAAAACAATTTCACCGCCGATTTTCACTGCGTTACGCGCTGGTCTAAACTCGATGTCCAGTGGACTGGGGTGAAAGTGCTGGACTTCATGAAATACATAGAGGTAGACCCCAACGCCGCTCACATTATGGAACATTGTTATGGCGGCTACACAACAAACATCAGTATGGAAGATTTCCTGCGGGAAGAAAACTTTTTTGCCCATACTTTATTCGGCGAACCGCTACCCCCAGACCACGGTGGCCCTTTGAGGCTGGTAGTTCCGCATCTTTACGCTTGGAAAAGTGCTAAATGGCTCAACGGTTTAGAATTTCTAGACAGTGAAGAACTCGGTTTTTGGGAACGCAATGGTTACCACCGACGAGGCGAACCTTGGGCGGAGGAACGCTATAGCGGGAGCTTTAACTTTTAA
- the rpmF gene encoding 50S ribosomal protein L32: MAVPKKKTSKSKRDIRKATWKRKAALQAQKALSLGKSILTGRSTFVYPSKEEEEEEES, from the coding sequence ATGGCAGTTCCTAAGAAGAAAACATCCAAGTCAAAACGGGATATCCGTAAAGCCACCTGGAAACGTAAGGCGGCGCTACAGGCACAGAAAGCCCTCAGCTTGGGCAAGTCAATTCTGACCGGTAGGTCTACATTCGTGTACCCATCCAAGGAAGAAGAAGAGGAAGAAGAGTCATAG
- a CDS encoding caspase family protein, whose product MSNHWLMAIGINQYQYLQPLGYAQADAQAIWNFLVGRGGFMPERCLLFSDTSPYIAGHSTYPRSENIKLWMYWLCQEGLQEGDQVWFFFSGYGLKSNGEEYLMPIDGNPADIAGTGIPIRWIYESLKDAKASMQLVLLDINRAGGTQAGAQVGSQTVELARALEIPTILSCQPTQFSHEASDLQHGLFTAALLEGLRTEGGDTSIATLKRYLSERLPELCELHWRPRQEPVVVVHPATKSHQVILPDLRVPVASGYYAEAEERNSTTAEAGVSGTVNPSFVAAQHNMQTIASIPSMENPFNGNLDDIEPRSDLQDEPAAVSSSTSTTQAKNGHPGNSKNAILAEEDDDDEEGTFWRQMLLWGGGLLLLVLLLMSLFGRPLRQQTAGRQGGTSSDAVSSKSGQKGAKPKSVEQINQERLNKAKTFLQNNQVSQYSQAIATASLIKSGQPYYDEAQDSIERWSQIILDTAQGRAQRGNYSGAIAAANLIPKDPQPIYAQAQKSIKQWSGVVKQQQAYTKTLQSAKGLVKPGEASSYNKAIVVARKIPAGQPAYTEAQKSIALWSQSILNLANQRASGGDTKAAIATASLVPKNTPAYAKAQQAIAQWKRQPSK is encoded by the coding sequence ATGAGCAATCACTGGCTAATGGCAATCGGTATTAACCAATATCAATACCTGCAACCTCTAGGTTATGCCCAAGCAGATGCACAAGCAATCTGGAATTTCCTTGTGGGTCGGGGTGGTTTTATGCCGGAGCGCTGTCTGCTGTTCTCCGATACATCACCGTACATCGCGGGCCACTCCACTTATCCAAGGAGTGAAAATATTAAGTTGTGGATGTACTGGCTGTGCCAAGAGGGGTTGCAAGAAGGAGACCAAGTGTGGTTCTTTTTTAGCGGCTACGGCCTCAAATCCAACGGAGAGGAATACCTGATGCCTATTGATGGCAACCCAGCCGATATTGCAGGCACAGGCATCCCCATACGATGGATATACGAGAGCCTGAAGGATGCAAAAGCCTCAATGCAACTGGTTTTGCTTGATATAAACCGAGCTGGAGGAACCCAAGCTGGTGCCCAGGTAGGCAGTCAAACCGTGGAATTAGCTCGCGCACTGGAAATACCCACAATCCTTTCCTGTCAGCCAACCCAATTCTCTCACGAAGCTTCCGATTTACAGCATGGCTTGTTTACAGCCGCTCTCTTGGAAGGGCTACGGACGGAAGGAGGCGATACGAGTATCGCGACTCTGAAGCGTTACCTGAGCGAACGCCTGCCTGAGTTATGCGAACTCCATTGGCGTCCCCGACAAGAACCTGTGGTAGTGGTACATCCTGCGACAAAAAGCCATCAGGTGATTTTGCCCGATCTGAGAGTCCCTGTGGCCAGCGGCTACTATGCTGAAGCAGAAGAACGTAATAGCACAACTGCGGAAGCAGGAGTGAGTGGAACTGTCAACCCCAGTTTTGTGGCTGCACAGCACAATATGCAAACAATAGCAAGCATACCCAGTATGGAAAATCCATTCAACGGAAATTTGGACGATATCGAACCCCGTTCCGATTTGCAAGATGAGCCAGCAGCTGTTTCGAGCTCGACCTCGACTACGCAGGCAAAAAACGGTCATCCCGGTAATTCCAAAAATGCAATCCTGGCAGAAGAAGATGATGATGACGAAGAAGGAACATTTTGGCGACAAATGCTGCTTTGGGGAGGCGGCTTACTGCTTTTAGTACTTTTATTGATGAGTCTGTTTGGGCGTCCTTTACGTCAGCAAACAGCGGGTCGTCAAGGTGGTACATCCTCTGATGCTGTGTCATCCAAGTCCGGGCAGAAGGGAGCTAAACCTAAGTCGGTAGAACAGATCAATCAGGAACGGTTGAATAAGGCGAAAACCTTTCTTCAAAATAATCAAGTTTCCCAGTACAGTCAGGCGATCGCTACAGCCAGTTTAATTAAATCCGGTCAACCTTACTACGATGAAGCGCAGGATTCGATCGAGCGCTGGAGTCAGATTATTCTGGATACGGCGCAAGGACGTGCCCAACGGGGAAATTACAGTGGGGCGATTGCCGCAGCTAACTTGATACCCAAAGACCCGCAGCCGATTTACGCCCAAGCACAAAAGTCAATCAAACAGTGGAGTGGTGTCGTCAAACAGCAGCAAGCTTACACAAAGACGTTGCAAAGCGCCAAGGGATTGGTTAAGCCGGGAGAAGCTTCTTCTTATAACAAGGCGATCGTTGTGGCTCGCAAAATCCCCGCCGGTCAGCCAGCGTATACCGAAGCTCAGAAGTCTATAGCTTTATGGAGTCAAAGCATTCTCAATTTGGCTAATCAACGCGCGTCTGGAGGAGATACTAAAGCTGCTATTGCGACAGCATCTTTAGTGCCAAAAAATACACCAGCCTATGCAAAAGCGCAGCAGGCGATCGCGCAATGGAAGCGCCAACCTTCAAAGTGA
- a CDS encoding PAS domain-containing sensor histidine kinase, whose translation MSQIPKKQNPPELLRFLEHSNDILVEYDRSLRYVWINQTGAKLLGLTLEEAIGKTNRELIGSAAEHLEIILQEVFKKNEKVQVDWEINLPSGTRIYNSIYTPITDPSGAVTSVIGVCRDITELRALQQTSEQMLAAAYNQVEQRKVLAEVIARIRKPLDLDRIFTATAKEVRQLLKADRVAVYQFYLDSGYNDGEFVSEDGAVGLPSALEARVRDSCFGERYAVHYEQGQIQAVADIYNAGLSDCHIHILSQFQVKANLVVPLLKAKKLWGLLCIHQCTKPRHWQATEIEFVTQIADHLGVALEQIELLAQTRASAAQLAQALQDLQRTQAQLIQTEKMSSLGHLVAGVAHEINNPVNFIYGNLTHASDYTNDLLDLLHLYQRYCTHPHSEIQERSEEIDLEFIANDLPKLLNSMKVGADRIRQLVLSLRNFSRLDQSQIKLVDIHEGLDSALLILQHRLKGKIGHLAIQTIKNYGKLPLVECYPSQLNQVFMNILCNAIDVLENQPDPRSITIRTSIGQGGREGGEWGTGGVWHNYQYPMPLPQFVTIQIADNGPGISEAVKAHIFDPFFTTKEPGKGTGLGLAISYQIVVEKHAGVLHCISQPGQGAEFLIAIPVRQPGNSQAKN comes from the coding sequence GTGTCTCAAATACCCAAAAAACAAAATCCACCTGAACTACTGCGGTTTTTAGAACATTCAAATGACATTTTAGTAGAATATGACCGGAGTTTACGTTATGTCTGGATTAATCAGACAGGCGCAAAACTACTGGGCTTGACGCTTGAAGAAGCCATCGGTAAAACTAATCGGGAATTGATTGGCTCTGCCGCAGAGCATCTCGAAATAATCTTGCAAGAGGTATTTAAAAAAAACGAAAAAGTGCAGGTAGATTGGGAAATTAATCTCCCATCGGGGACACGAATTTATAACTCAATTTATACCCCAATTACAGATCCCTCTGGAGCAGTGACATCCGTAATTGGCGTTTGCCGTGATATCACGGAATTGAGAGCGTTACAGCAGACATCAGAACAAATGCTAGCTGCTGCCTACAATCAAGTCGAGCAACGCAAAGTATTAGCTGAGGTGATTGCCAGAATTCGCAAACCCCTGGATCTCGATCGCATCTTTACAGCCACGGCCAAAGAAGTTAGACAGCTGCTGAAAGCCGATCGGGTAGCAGTGTATCAATTTTATCTCGACAGCGGCTACAACGATGGCGAATTTGTCTCGGAAGATGGGGCAGTAGGTTTGCCTTCTGCCTTAGAAGCTAGGGTTCGCGACAGCTGCTTTGGGGAGCGATATGCAGTGCATTACGAGCAAGGACAAATTCAAGCAGTTGCCGATATTTATAACGCTGGACTGAGCGACTGTCACATCCATATTTTGTCACAATTTCAGGTAAAAGCAAACTTGGTTGTTCCCTTACTGAAAGCTAAAAAGTTATGGGGATTGCTCTGCATTCATCAATGTACAAAACCGCGTCATTGGCAAGCAACAGAGATAGAATTTGTCACTCAAATTGCCGATCATTTGGGAGTAGCTCTAGAGCAAATCGAGTTACTCGCTCAAACACGAGCCTCAGCAGCACAACTCGCCCAAGCACTCCAGGATTTGCAAAGAACACAAGCTCAACTAATTCAAACCGAAAAAATGTCCAGTTTGGGGCATTTAGTAGCTGGTGTAGCGCATGAAATCAACAACCCAGTCAACTTTATCTACGGCAATCTCACACACGCGAGCGACTACACCAACGACCTGCTCGACCTGCTGCACCTCTACCAGCGGTACTGCACCCATCCCCATTCGGAAATTCAAGAGCGCAGCGAAGAAATCGATCTGGAATTTATCGCCAATGATTTGCCGAAGCTCCTCAACAGCATGAAAGTCGGTGCTGACCGCATCCGCCAACTTGTGTTATCGTTGCGTAACTTTTCTCGCCTCGACCAGTCTCAAATCAAGCTAGTAGATATTCACGAAGGGCTGGACAGCGCTTTGTTAATTTTGCAACATCGTCTAAAAGGCAAAATAGGCCATCTTGCTATCCAAACGATCAAAAACTACGGCAAGTTGCCTCTGGTAGAGTGCTATCCCAGTCAGCTAAACCAGGTGTTTATGAATATTCTGTGCAATGCGATCGACGTTTTAGAGAACCAACCCGATCCCAGGAGCATTACTATTCGCACTTCGATAGGCCAAGGGGGTAGAGAAGGAGGGGAATGGGGGACTGGGGGTGTGTGGCACAACTATCAATACCCAATGCCTCTGCCTCAATTTGTGACAATCCAGATTGCTGACAATGGGCCAGGGATATCAGAAGCGGTCAAAGCCCACATCTTCGACCCTTTTTTTACTACGAAAGAACCCGGTAAAGGAACGGGGCTGGGTCTGGCCATCAGTTACCAAATTGTCGTAGAAAAGCACGCCGGTGTTTTGCACTGCATTTCTCAACCAGGACAGGGAGCAGAATTTTTGATTGCTATTCCCGTGCGGCAGCCAGGTAATTCGCAAGCAAAAAATTAA
- a CDS encoding GAF domain-containing sensor histidine kinase has product MTFTKKTPQIPPAIDRELLLRRMTNRIRQSLELQEILRATVAEIRAFLGTDRVMVYRFHPDSSGEVIAESIDEDRLPSLLGLNFPADDIPLEAREQFIKARQRSIVDVASQQIGLSPLDCAQTGEPLEKEDIRYRPVDPCHIEYLTAMGVVSSLVVPILYYDVRTHQAQPHLWGLLVSHHSEAKPISELELDAVQQVADQVSIAIGQSNLLSLARQQAQREATINRVATLLHAQPTIQLQTALEETVAVFQGAGGRIYIRTSDFHPEIESLAHDRVYTCGTQPNQTVDLCGGNIVEPSQTQGELSISCARCPIPDPRFIEQYPCWSSAVIGYPEVAKTATRVRAIADIYQDSHYRILATAFRSTKIRGLLIIPLEYRQRFLGYLTIFRDEIDTETLWAGQFDPDRRQYYPRRSFETWRELKKGQPRNWTPQEIELAEALGHHFAMAVQQYQLYQQVFHLNADLERQVQNRTAQLQKSLDSARILGQVLDQIRSTLDSKTILQTIVREVQNLLNTDRAVIYQFTKEWQGQVVVEAVKGESLSVLGFHGLKECFPENVTKLYKQAQIRAINDVCNSNLSPCHVEFLQTIHVRANITVPIRMGDKLWGLLIVHECNAPRVWQSYELDLLQRLADQAAIGIHQAELYQQTWVAAMQEQAKAQQLEKALDELQQTQAQLIQTEKMSSLGQLVAGVAHEINNPVNFIYGNLIHASQYTQDLLDLLKIYHEYYPDPHPAIQDKADEIELEFLTNDLPKLLTSMKVGADRIRQLVLSLRNFSRLDQAERKPVDIHEGIESTLLILQHRLKPKNGHPGIETIKYYGNLPTVECYASQLNQVFMNLLSNAIDALEHRDRKRTISQMEAEPSQITIQTQFIPKHTGDRPWVRIKIADNGPGMTADVISRIYDPFFTTKEPGKGTGLGLAISYQILVEKHGGVLKCMSEPGNGTEFWIEIPISRSPISN; this is encoded by the coding sequence ATGACTTTTACAAAGAAGACACCCCAAATACCGCCAGCCATCGATCGGGAACTATTGCTGCGTCGGATGACTAACCGCATCCGTCAATCATTAGAGTTACAGGAAATTTTGAGAGCAACTGTAGCGGAAATACGAGCTTTCTTGGGTACAGATCGGGTCATGGTCTATCGCTTCCATCCGGATAGCAGCGGCGAAGTGATTGCGGAATCGATCGACGAAGATCGCCTCCCTTCTCTACTAGGTTTGAATTTTCCAGCCGATGACATTCCACTAGAAGCCCGCGAACAATTCATCAAAGCTAGACAACGCTCGATCGTGGATGTCGCTTCGCAGCAAATCGGTTTAAGTCCCCTCGACTGCGCTCAAACAGGCGAGCCTCTCGAAAAAGAGGATATCCGCTACCGACCTGTAGACCCATGCCATATTGAATATCTGACAGCAATGGGAGTGGTGTCTTCCTTAGTAGTGCCGATTCTCTATTACGATGTGAGAACCCACCAGGCACAGCCCCATTTATGGGGGCTACTGGTATCTCACCACTCCGAAGCAAAGCCTATTTCGGAACTAGAGCTGGATGCTGTCCAACAAGTAGCCGATCAAGTTTCGATCGCGATCGGTCAATCTAACCTACTCAGCCTTGCCCGTCAACAAGCGCAACGAGAAGCCACAATCAACCGAGTTGCGACCCTGCTGCACGCCCAACCAACTATTCAACTGCAAACAGCTTTAGAGGAAACCGTTGCTGTCTTTCAGGGTGCGGGAGGCAGAATTTACATCCGCACATCAGACTTTCATCCTGAAATTGAAAGTTTAGCGCACGACCGAGTATATACCTGCGGCACTCAACCCAACCAAACAGTTGACTTGTGCGGCGGTAACATTGTTGAGCCGTCACAAACACAGGGAGAATTATCGATATCCTGTGCCCGATGCCCCATACCAGATCCCCGATTTATCGAACAGTACCCCTGCTGGTCTTCCGCTGTAATTGGCTATCCAGAAGTTGCGAAAACAGCAACTCGCGTGCGTGCGATCGCCGATATATATCAAGACTCTCACTATCGAATACTCGCGACCGCATTTCGATCTACGAAAATTCGCGGATTATTAATAATTCCCTTGGAGTACAGGCAAAGATTTCTCGGCTATCTAACGATATTTCGCGATGAAATTGACACCGAAACTTTGTGGGCTGGACAGTTCGACCCCGATCGGCGACAATACTATCCCCGTCGCTCCTTCGAGACATGGAGAGAGTTAAAAAAAGGTCAACCTCGCAACTGGACTCCCCAAGAAATTGAACTTGCGGAAGCGCTGGGGCATCACTTTGCAATGGCAGTGCAGCAATATCAGCTTTACCAACAAGTATTTCATCTCAATGCCGACCTAGAACGCCAAGTCCAAAACCGCACGGCCCAACTGCAAAAATCTTTGGATTCTGCCAGAATACTAGGCCAAGTACTAGACCAAATTCGCAGTACTTTAGACTCAAAAACAATACTGCAAACTATTGTTAGAGAAGTGCAAAACTTGCTCAATACAGACCGAGCGGTGATTTACCAGTTCACCAAAGAATGGCAGGGTCAGGTAGTAGTTGAAGCCGTAAAGGGTGAGTCACTTTCTGTTTTGGGCTTTCATGGGCTAAAAGAATGCTTTCCAGAAAATGTCACCAAACTTTACAAACAAGCTCAAATACGAGCGATTAACGATGTGTGCAACAGTAATTTAAGTCCCTGTCATGTAGAGTTTTTGCAGACAATTCATGTGCGAGCCAACATTACCGTACCAATTCGGATGGGCGACAAACTTTGGGGTTTGCTGATTGTCCACGAGTGTAACGCTCCCAGAGTTTGGCAAAGTTACGAACTGGATCTGTTACAGAGGTTAGCCGATCAAGCCGCGATCGGCATTCACCAAGCAGAACTTTATCAACAAACCTGGGTTGCTGCAATGCAAGAGCAAGCAAAAGCTCAACAGCTGGAGAAAGCGCTCGATGAGTTGCAACAAACCCAAGCCCAATTGATTCAAACCGAAAAAATGTCCAGTTTGGGACAGCTAGTTGCGGGTGTAGCCCACGAAATAAACAACCCGGTCAATTTTATCTATGGCAACCTCATTCATGCCAGTCAATATACTCAAGATCTACTAGATCTGCTGAAAATCTACCACGAGTACTACCCCGATCCTCACCCAGCCATTCAAGATAAAGCCGACGAGATCGAGTTGGAGTTCCTCACAAACGATCTGCCAAAACTGCTAACTTCAATGAAAGTAGGTGCCGATCGCATCCGTCAGCTAGTCTTATCCTTACGTAACTTCTCTCGCCTCGATCAAGCCGAAAGAAAACCTGTGGATATACATGAAGGCATTGAAAGTACTCTGTTAATTTTGCAACATCGGCTCAAACCCAAAAACGGTCATCCCGGCATCGAAACGATCAAATACTACGGCAATTTGCCAACTGTAGAGTGTTACGCCAGCCAACTAAATCAAGTCTTTATGAACCTGCTTTCCAATGCCATTGATGCCCTCGAACATCGCGATCGCAAACGCACCATCTCTCAAATGGAAGCAGAACCCAGCCAAATTACTATCCAGACACAATTTATACCTAAACATACAGGCGATCGACCTTGGGTGAGAATTAAGATTGCTGACAACGGCCCTGGGATGACAGCAGATGTCATCTCCCGCATTTACGATCCGTTTTTCACTACCAAAGAACCGGGCAAGGGAACTGGTTTGGGGTTGGCCATCAGTTATCAGATTCTCGTGGAAAAGCACGGGGGAGTACTAAAATGTATGTCCGAACCTGGAAACGGTACAGAGTTTTGGATTGAAATTCCCATCAGCCGCTCGCCAATTAGCAATTAA
- a CDS encoding NADAR family protein, producing the protein MTIYFYKVSEPYGCFSNFSPHGIHLDGEYWPTVEHYYQAHKFWGTEDAHSIEIIHKAPTPEMAASVGRDRTRKVRPDWEQVKCAIMRSAVLTKFITHEDIQTILLSTGDKVIVENSPTDYYWGCGSDRTGQNHLGQVLMSVRQEIRERLCKNRG; encoded by the coding sequence ATGACGATTTACTTTTACAAGGTAAGCGAACCTTACGGCTGTTTTTCTAATTTCTCTCCCCACGGCATTCATTTAGACGGGGAATATTGGCCGACGGTGGAGCATTATTATCAAGCCCATAAATTTTGGGGTACAGAAGATGCACATTCGATCGAAATAATTCACAAGGCCCCCACTCCGGAAATGGCCGCTTCTGTGGGACGCGATCGCACCCGCAAAGTCCGTCCCGACTGGGAGCAAGTTAAGTGCGCCATTATGCGGTCAGCGGTACTTACCAAGTTTATTACCCATGAGGACATCCAAACAATTCTCCTTTCCACAGGCGATAAAGTAATTGTGGAAAACTCGCCCACTGACTACTATTGGGGTTGCGGGAGCGATCGCACTGGCCAAAACCATTTAGGTCAAGTTCTCATGAGCGTTCGCCAAGAAATCCGCGAACGCCTTTGTAAAAATAGGGGTTAG
- a CDS encoding DUF4129 domain-containing protein, translating to MSADGFEKTNFGWQVQQLQQQFWEWLELKLSQTPRIPNISTPDWLGDLLWPIFKAVSWIIVAAIATWLLWQLWLILRPYLRSLSFEMGNSANQSTPAKEIATADWVKRSQQFYQQGNYGEALRCLYMAMLQKLHDSGIILNDPSRTDGEYRQLTETLPKQESYQILLTTHEELCFGNAEISPETFELCQQAYRKIDRK from the coding sequence GTGTCCGCTGATGGATTTGAGAAAACTAATTTCGGTTGGCAGGTGCAGCAGTTGCAGCAGCAGTTTTGGGAGTGGCTGGAATTGAAATTATCCCAAACGCCCAGAATACCCAATATATCGACCCCAGACTGGTTAGGCGACCTACTATGGCCGATATTCAAAGCGGTATCTTGGATAATAGTGGCGGCGATCGCTACCTGGTTACTTTGGCAGCTGTGGCTGATCTTGCGTCCTTACCTACGTTCTCTCAGCTTTGAGATGGGGAACTCGGCAAATCAATCAACGCCTGCAAAAGAGATCGCAACAGCAGATTGGGTGAAGCGATCGCAGCAATTTTACCAACAAGGTAACTACGGCGAAGCCCTGCGATGCCTTTACATGGCAATGTTGCAGAAACTGCACGACTCTGGCATAATCCTCAACGACCCCAGTCGCACAGATGGTGAATATCGGCAATTAACCGAGACTCTGCCCAAACAAGAGTCGTATCAAATTTTACTTACTACTCACGAAGAACTTTGTTTTGGTAACGCGGAGATTTCCCCAGAAACCTTTGAGCTATGTCAGCAGGCTTATCGGAAAATCGATCGAAAATGA